DNA sequence from the Acipenser ruthenus chromosome 8, fAciRut3.2 maternal haplotype, whole genome shotgun sequence genome:
TATTGACCAAAGCTAAAATGGCTAAAATTATGGGGGTACTTTTTGCAAGATGTTTTATTTTAGCAGGACTTGTACCTGTTTTAGCATCAATGTTGCCTTACTGTTCAGCCAATACTATCCAACATTGCTTTTGTGATCATATGGCTGTTGCAAAGTTGGCGTGTAAAGATATCACAATGAATAGTTATTATGGTCTAACTGCAGCCTTTGTGATAATGGGCATGGATGTCTTGTTTATCCTATTTACTTATATAATGATTCTTCGAGCTGTCTCAAAGCTTGGATCAAAGGCAGCCTGGGTCAAGGCATTTAACACCTGTGGCTCccatttgtttgttattttgtatttttatacaaCCATGTTATTTACTTTTGTAACTTATAGGTTTGGTAAAAATGTTCCACCCCGAATTCATGTTATGTTTGCTGTCTTATATCTTCTTGTGCCACCAATGTTAAATCCTATAATTTATGGAGTGAGGACAAAGGAAATTCGTCAAGGATTTCGAAAGCTTTTTTTAAGGAACAAGATTAACTCAAAtgataaatga
Encoded proteins:
- the LOC117405479 gene encoding olfactory receptor 52E4-like, producing MSKPEMSTGNISTVNTEFILIGFPGLEGYQHWLTIPFSVMYILAIVGNIFLICIIKLEPNLHTPMYTLLCVLATVDIGLCTSTIPKMLQIFWQKACSISFEGCFIQMFFIHVMSSLESSTLAVMAYDRYVAIYNPLHYISILTKAKMAKIMGVLFARCFILAGLVPVLASMLPYCSANTIQHCFCDHMAVAKLACKDITMNSYYGLTAAFVIMGMDVLFILFTYIMILRAVSKLGSKAAWVKAFNTCGSHLFVILYFYTTMLFTFVTYRFGKNVPPRIHVMFAVLYLLVPPMLNPIIYGVRTKEIRQGFRKLFLRNKINSNDK